The nucleotide window GATTTGTATCAGCAGCTGGAACGAGAGGGTTAACTAAACCCAGTCAGACACAGATCCTGTGCTGATACTTACACAGCCATACTGTACTGTGATTCTAACACAGCCATACTGTACCGTCGAAGATAACCAGGCAGACAGGGTTAGAGCTTGAAGTACACAGACTATCCTGACCGCCTGTTTCTCTGCATTGCATCATATTGAGGGGCAGCCCATTTGAACTAACCCACCGTGCTGACCAGGACACATCTTAGACCAAATGATTTGAAGGTAACTATCAgtgcaaagaaagagagagggatgtgatTGGGATTATTGATTGTGTGTCTTTTCAGTTACTGTTATCATTGTCCCTCCATGGTATTGTGGAGTACATCCATGGTTGGCATATCTATGAGTAGCATTAGAATGGCCATGTAAATATTTAGGCAATGTCAATGTGTTCTTTTTTGATGTATCTGCATTTTAGTATTGCTTATTTTACATTCCTCTGTAAAGCTTCCTTTACAGATGTTGGGTGTGTGAAAGGTATCGATTCAGAGTTCATCTTCATCTTTCATCTGTCTAAATGCATATGGAACCATCTGGTGCTCACCACAATCAATATTGTCTACAGGAGGTTAAATGTTCCTACTTCATAAAGTAGATGGTACAGCCTGTAACCTATTAGCCTTGTCGTTTATTTATGGAATATCATTCGATTTTAAGAACTTAAAAACTGTTTGGTCAAACCACAAGTGACGCAAGCATTTACGTGCAGATTTGAGATTGGAAAAAACAAGGTTTCTAATTAACCCCGTCATGTGCAACGGTGTTACGCAACGGTAGAACACGGAAAGATGCTGAGATATTCGTGGAAGCAGGTCCCAGAGATCACATAGGTCATGTTAAGTAATAAAACCCCATGCACAATTCTTTTCTCATCGCTATGGCACCGATTTAAAATGTCGAAGTTGCATATTTTGTTGATGAAGACGGAGAATGTTGATATTATTTCTGCTCAATATGATCTTTAATGAGACACCCTGATTCTCCACTATTTCTCATGTCGTTCTAAATGATAATGTACCATGCTACTTCCTGTCAATACTGAATGAAGGCCTATGCCAAGTCATTATAAAATTATCAAAACAAAATTATTTGAGTGTTCCACACTACAGTCGGTTAAAATTCTGTCAAGGCCTATTCAGTCTGGTGCGGGAGAGAAAAGCAGAGCGCGAGAGGGACTCCTCCATTTTATAAAAACAATATCACAGGAGGGTCGTTGACATTTCAGTGTCGCGTGAAAAACACATTCGTGTAAAACATGAATGATAATGAATGATAGACTATTCATTCATATTGCTTCCGGCTATTAGCAGTGTAAGATAAATGTATGTCTTTTTTACTCCTGCGAATGTGCGTAGTGGAGGGCGTGTGGCATGTAGGCTACTCTACTCGGAGATGGGGGAGAAAAACGCCCCGTTAACAAACAATAAGAAAGATGCTTCGAAATAAATCCACGCGTATTAAATTGCATCGACATTGATCGATGAAATAGGTGCATTGTCTTTAGTATCTGTCCTGTTGTGTAGCCTATATTTGCCGAGAGAATAAACAAATTCATCCAAGGGGATTCAATGGAACAGCGTCTCATGGCTTCTCCATCTTTCAGAGTTCAGCATGCAACGCGAAGAACGCCGTAATGAAAAACTAAAACATATAACATCTGCCCCACTGAATTAGCGTATGAACATGTCACATTATTAATCAAACATAATCACTGTCTCACCTGAAAACAAGCCTCGGTTTGATTATCTCGAGCTTCTCTCGGCAGATTTGTTGCGGTCTCGCTACGGAGAACAGAGATGGTGCTGAAGATGCTACTGCGATGAGAGGGAAGGCTCGAACTCTCTCTGCCTGCGTCACGGATGTGAGTCACGCGCATTCATGGACCACTACAAGCCTCTCCTCCGCAAACAGCCTACAAACAAGCACAGTACACAGTTCACAGACTGTTATGCAAATGTCTGGgcctaactttttttttttttacagtattcCTCCATGTGGATTTCAACTTTGGTTTTCACAGTCCAGTCTGGACATTTATAAAGCAAATATGCATCATTGGTCTCTTGCGAGGCTCGTGGACGGGGCTCTGGTACTCCGAGACAGGctgggcctcctcctccacctcccagtcTCTTCTTTTGTCATGCTGATGGGGGACTCTGGgcctggggaggaagagagggaggagggaagagaggaaagagggtggGTGAGAAGGAGAAAAGGATGATCTGTTACAGAGTCAATGCAAACTTTAAAACACAGTGCTTCGTCATGCAGGTTCAATCCAAGGTCAGTCCAATATTTATCGTCAGTTTGGAGGACAGTTCGTCAGCACGGAATTTCTTAGACGGAATGAGAATCGGAATGCAGCCAACTTTCTGCAGTCTGGCCATTTGTAAAGTAATATAGTGATTCTGGTGATGTATGTGATCATTATGTATAGCAAGTTTCACCCTATACACCAGTCTTCTgcactgagaacacaggggaaacagatttccctggaggcccaacccagtctcatacttctgcgtatctatgacacgggtttacACTTCTATTTTGCGTGCCATATCCAAATCCCAGTTTTAGGTGCAGTTTTTTACGCAAATTcctcccattcatttttatcaatagaaaaaactttttttcttgaACGATTATAGGCCAACGTCATCACCCGGACTCGGATTTTACGGAGATTCACGATCTCGAATCttccaaatgttgtcttttttttgtgggggaattttcacctcaaacaccttcaaataacaaacatcaaTTGTTATTTGCCACCAACAACAAGCAGCTATCttgtaaataaaaataagaaaaaatataacacacacaggcaatagACCTAGTCCTACTGCTGACTCTATCCACCTGTTTTTCtgagttatttgtagtttattgTAAGTAATAATGCAATCACAAGAATACACAATAAAAACCACACAGCAGGATGTTCTTAGTCTGGTGAATCAGTCATGATGCCAATGCAGCTTCACAGAAACAGAGTGACAGAGTAGATCAAACGAAGGCCTTAGTTGAGAAAGTAGTCTtgacagagatcagagagagttctgcccaGTCTAAGTTGTCTCCCTGTAAACGGGAGACAGGTATTGTACCCCCAAGAGAGGGAGGTGTTTGTTAGGTGATTGGTCAGAAGGCAATGGGGAGGGAATGTGGTCATCCTATCAAGTGTCAAGGGCGCTCGTGGTCACCCAGGGTAGGCAGTCCAAGGATCTGCTGACGTGCAGGTCGGGGGACAGAGTCTCCAAGGTGGGGAACAGACCATTCCAAGGTCTGATGATgtcaggggaaggggggcagaTGATGTCCAAGGGAAGGGGGCATCCAAGGGTGGGCAGAATATACAATGAGAGGACACAATATCCAGTGGGGGGACAGACCAGGTGGTCTGATGAcatatgaaactaatctaactcacTCTCAACATGATGTCACGCGCATCTATGGACAAGCGCTACAAGAATGGAGTTACAAGAAAGTTAATGTTTGCAGATTAGAAAATAATTCTTAGTATGAAAACAGAGTCAACCCAAAATAATTTTGATTCGTTCTCCATGATTCCCCATAGTCACGTGAAATTGTTTATTCTCACCCAGAGTTTAGATAAAACACTGCTGGTGCGTTGAGAAACCACAACGAACGAACCAACGCAGAGAACGAAGTTTTGGTTAACCAGTGCGCATTCCTCTCCTGAAGATGGATTTGCTACAGATGATCCAGTCGAACTTTGTATCAGTCGTTTTGGCAATTGTGGTTCTTTGTATCCTCCGGTTGAAGAACCGTGGAAAACAAACTTCTGGACGTTTACCGCCGGGTCCACCTCCGGTGCCTCTGTTAGGAAACTTGCTGCAGATGGACATGAAAGCTCCCTACAAATTCTACGTTGAGGTTGGTCAGAAGCATTAAGCTTACACATATTTAACAATTTTGCATTGACCTGACCAACGTAATTCCTATATTATAATTAGTGACATCGTGGCATGTTAAGACGTCATTAGATTGTTGACTtcatctggagcaaagacgattCATAAATTATCTGATAACCCCCCGATATTGTTATGAAAACAAAAGAGGAAGATAGTAATAATAAAGCGATACTCATCATTATCATAATAGTAACTCATCATTATCATAATAGTAGCCTAACGTCACGTCGCCTTGCCGGGCAAGAACGACGGAGCCAGGTATTCAagttcacatttacattacatttatatttagtcatttagcagacgctcttacccagagcgacttacagtaattacaggttACTCCGTTATTCAAGCATCTGCTCAATTTATAAATAGTAGtagttacatttatttatttaaagtttATTTGATCCGACATTCGTCTTCAGAATGTCCTAACTTTCAATCAAAGTCCTCTTTTTTGTTACAGCCAGTATGTAAACATTAACTAGTCCAACTACGCAAGTTAACGTTCATGAAAAATACTAAGCCAGAGTTTTAACAGAACTGCTGagttgtgaagaaaaaaaaatcgagAGCGCTGGTCCTCTCCACTGTTTACCTAACAGTGAATACATAACCAatctaaataaaaacaaatccaGAAAACGTTAGCCAGCTCACCCATGCCATAAGTTGCTAAGTGTTCTCTCAGACAAATACAAATAACAGCACTCTGCTGCAGTCAAACGCCTGTAGCCTACCATGCTTCGGTTGACCACTCTATTCAGGGTCATCAGAAGGAAATACACCACATCAATTACACATTGTAACACATCAATACACACTGTGTCTCTAACATTGCAGTGACCAGGACAATGAATCTCAATTGTATGCAGAACATCTTATTTCCTACAGTACATCAAGTCAGGTCTCAAGCGATTACAACTGTGACTTGAATCTGATTCAAGTCAAGTGAGTGTCCCAATCTCTGCCTCATTCTCATCCTCATCAGAGCtgttgtgacgttgccagtccattTCCTCTTCCatttccccatcctcctcctccaccagcccatgACTTGGTTTGAGAAATGAACACAATTGATAATACGTttgaaatgcaactttaagtctGCCCAGGCCAGATCATGTTCTCTGCAACTTTGTTGGAGAGTTTCTGCACAACTGAGTTTGTGTTCACAAGGTGTCAGAAAAGTCAAAGATGTAACTCTATTTTCTGTATcaaatgatactgtgttcaaCATTACATGTGGAACTACCTCTAAGTTAACTCTCGCTTACCTAACTTAGGGACTTTtgttgccctgggggatgggtgagcATTTGTTATTGACTCTGTGTGACCAAGACTAGAAGATGTTGGGGGTTTGTTTGTGTAAAGGAGATACTGTTCGACAGACCTAAGTGGAGACGCAAGGTCTGGTGACCATTGGCTTGTCACCTGTGAGGAGGAACTTTTGCGACACCAGGTCCGGAGATTCTGCCATTGTGTTTCAACCAGGGTTGATGtcgaaacaagcacacacatacacacgcacaagaTCTATGCAAGGGAGTTAGCCAATGAGAGGAGACATAGGTCAACTGCATGTCTGTATGATGTCTGTGTATGAACCAATGACTGTTGAGAGTGGTGTTGTATGTTTAGCATGGAGACgggctagcagacaaactttgtaccACCATGACGATTTGTGTCCTTGCAGCATGCCGCAAGTAATAAACTTTCTTCACTTCACAGAATATGTGCATTACTTGATAAAGAGAATGCTCTAACACAAGGTCACCATCAGGCCTTTGTTGCATATCTGGGTCTCTTCTATTAACCGTTTGATTTCCTGGGCTTCCTGCTTGATTTAATACTTTCAAGTTTTGCGgccagtagcctacatttttaAGCCTTTGCTCTGCCCATCAAAGTTCTCTCAGATCAAACCAAATCATTGTTTCCTGTAAAggacattgtcccatttgacCTGATATCCCAACTTTCCTGACTTCACCCGACTGTTTTGCCTCCTTAGCCAACAACAGCAAAAGTGCGTATTAGTGGAAGTGTATCAGTAAAATGAGAGAACACGCTTCAACAGATAGTGTAGTCATTATGCCTGTAAGACCTTTACTCATGACTTTCTTGCTCTCTACCCCCCCGTTTCTCTCACTCCCACCCATGTCATAACTTACCCATTTGTCTTCTCTCCcttatcccccccctcccctcatacCGTACccccactcttcctctctcctcacccccatcccCTGGTCAGATGTCCAAGCAGTATGGCTCTGTGTTCACGGTGTGGCTGGGTCCAACTCCTGTGGTGGTGATCTCTGGCTACCAGGCCCTGAGGGAGGCCTTGGTCAACCAGGGGGATGAGTTCAGCGGCCGGGCCACCTACCCCATCATCATGAGGATCACCAAAGGATTCGGTAGGAGGGAAGTCTCCCAGGTTACACTGCTGCCATGAACCCAGTTACAGTGGTTCTATGACCTGGTTGTGCCATACATTTGCATGTTTATCCCatgttacattttattcatttgacagacacttttatccgaAGAGACATCCAACtttaattccaggaatctctgtctgtctgtctgtctgtttgtctgtggatTGTTATCTTGAGAACCAGGCACTATGTGAAGTTGAAAGACAGCAGATTTTTTTGCTCAGGACCCAAGGACTTGCATTTGAAGGTGTTCTAAGCCTATGGAGCAGAGTACATAAAGAAAACCTTTTACCAAATAGGGCAAAATATATATGAGGTCACAGTGTGACGTACATCACCCTGACAGGCAGTAGTAGGTGACAGGTTCAGGGGTCTTGTAATGGAAGAATTCaggtggcactgtgtagatctgaacaGTCAAGGGAtgcggtttcaatacaatttatttagattatGCAAATACATAagattaaacaaagtactttgtgatcagtcattaacgaaggGTGTGCTagtcacaaatcgttcgcaagagtgagaAAGATAATAAGAAAAACTaatagtaaaaaaaactaaacattcaATACACCATGATTGGTCAGCACGGGTCAGTACCAGTTTTGGATAATAAAACCCCCCAGGCCAGTGTCCCATGTTGATGTAGTTTCTAGTTTCTACAAACAGGACACCAGCCCAACCTCTCTGAACCTAAAGGTTCAGGGCAGCAAAGGTTCAGGGCAGAGGGGTCAACTTGATTAATCCTGACTCCACTCCCCCAACTTATTGCCTTTGCTGGCTGTTGATTAGATCAGTGGTAAATACCTTAAGACAATCGGAATGTCCCTTCTACAGAGTAAACCATACCACAGAGCCTCAGTTTCTTACATTTGACTGTCTATAACAAAGGAACTTACTTTTTACCGCTTAAAGAAACATAGATATTGTAACTGTGTCAAAATAATTCCATTACAGTCTTTTATTTTGCTTTGGAAACTACCCTACGATTAGTTTTGTCAGCGTTAGGACAAGCATCCGATGACACAGGGTATGTTGAACAGTACAAAAAATAGTTTGCAAGTTTTCTAAAGGCCTTTTCCAAATGTTTTATGAATACTGTTTGTGTTGCTCAATAGTTTGTAAAAATGGACACATTCTCCGACCTGATCCACACTCTGAACTGTCATTACCCTCCCTATCCTGCAGGAGTGCTGGTGGCCAGTGGGCACCGTTGGAAGGTAATGCGGCGGTTCACCCTGTCCACGCTGAAAAACTTTGGGATGGGTCGCAGGAGCATTGAGGAGAGGGTACAGGAGGAGGCCAAGTGTCTGGTTCAGTCCTTCAGCCTGTTAGGAGGTACAGAGTTTCACCCCCAGATAAGAGTCCATTATAACGAAGGAATGTAATTGCTAATTGACAGATACTCCTGATAtgctccctttcctctccattATCTCAGCTTGCGTGTGATAAAAATCAGCAAATTTTTATTTGGAAGAAAGTAATGAAGAAACCAAACCCTTCTTTTGCATCTCTCAGAGTTGACCAAGATAAACCCCAAAGATCACCTGTGCTACTCTGTGGCCAATGTGATCTGCTCGATAGTCTTTGGCCACAGATATGAACTCGATGACCCCAACTTCACTTTGATCTACAAGGCTGTGGACGATTACTTCAATATTCTCAACAGACGTATTGGAGTGGTAGGGAAAATGACCTACAATCTTACTGCATGTGTGGATTGAGATACATTTTTGTCAGATTAAGGTCCTTAAATTCGAGACTGTCCTTTTACAAAGATGACCCTTTAACATTTTTGTATATACTGATACATAGATACATAGCACTGCATAACTAAAAGTTAGGTGTCAGTCACCATCATGAATTAAACAAAAACATCTTTCCCTTTCCCCatatctctcccctcccctctccccctcccctcatgtgtttgtgttattgGACAGATGTATAACACATTCCCTAAGATCATGGGCTGCATCCCGGGGTCACACCAGGACATGTTCCGCACTCTGGACCAGGCCAGGCAGTATGTACAAGCGGAGGCAGACAAACGTCTCAAAACCATGGACCCCTCAGACCCCCAGGACTTCATAGAGGCTTTCCTGGCTGAGATACTGAAGGTACAGAGATGGAGATATTCCACTGGAGGATAGAGGCTCTTTCTGCTTAGGAGGTTGCAGCTTAATGAATGTCACAACTTCATACAGACATTTGGCCCATGTTACGTGATGCTCAGTCAACTTTGGTGCTGTTTGAAAAGGTGGTGTGATTACATCAGCTCACCACCAGATGTCCTCGGATGCCTATTGATGGATGAGGACTGAGTTACAGTaatctcctgttctctccaaCGGTAGAATAAAGACTTTCCAGATTCAGAGTTCCACTATGAGAACTTGCTGTCGAACACGTGGAACCTGTTTTCAGCAGGAACTGAGACCACCAGCTCTACATTGAGACATTGTTTCCTGATGATGATGAAGTTCCCTCACATCCAAGGTAACCTAGCAGAACATGCCTTTCCTGGTCAGTCTGAATCAACTGCAAGGTCATGttttcctctcctgtccacttctccaccctcctctccttcttcctctctcagagAGGGTTCAGAAGGAGATAGATGAGGTGGTGGGTTCGAGCCGCATACCTCGGATGGATGACAGGTCTAAGATGCCCTACACGGACGCAGTCATCCATGAAGTCCAGAGGTTTATGGACCTGACCCCAACTTCTGTTCCTCACAAAGTCATGAGGGACACAGAGTTTCACAACTATCTCATACCTGAGGTAAAACATGCAATTTTCTGTGAAATGTTCCTTTAAACATGTGTATCTATCTACTTAACACCTCAACTAAGTGATGTCATGAAAGGCCGTTGAGATAGTATCCTGTGATTGGTCCAGGGCACCATGGTCCTTCCTCTGCTGTCCTCGGCCCTTTCAGACCCAGAACTGTTCAAGAACCCCCAAGAATTTGACCCTGAGAACTTCCTGAATAAAGACGGAAGCTTCAAGAATAACGATGCATTCCTTGCTTTTGGGATAGGTAAAGTTTCTAAATTTACGCATACATTTTTACTCTTGTTATTTAACACCTTACAGAAAAAAATGTGTACCTCTGCCTTTGCTAGGTCACTGACTCTgtgttgacctttgaccccggtAGGGAAGCGCGTGTGTCCAGGAGAAGGTCTGGCCAGGGTGgagctcttcctcttcttcacctcTCTGCTGCAGCGCTTCACGTTTGAGGGCACTGTGCCCTCTGAGGAGATCGACATCACATCCAAATGCACCAGCTTTGGACGCCAGCCGCCCATCTACGAGTGTTTTATCAAacccaggagagaggagtgacACACACGTATAtgaacacgcacatacacatctTGGGTTGTGGAGGTTGTATCCCATGACTCATGGTGTTTTTCTATAAAGCCCTGATGAGATGGCTGAATGCAGTGTAAGCTTATcattgctgctgttgttgtgtcTAGCTATATCAGGTACTAAAATAAAATGACTACTGACAGGATATTCTTTATGTTTCAGTAATATACTCTTAACACTGTTTTACTCCTgcttttcatttttttacataaataCTTTTACAGTAATATGATCTCCAGTAGATTGAGATGCATGTATGcaaaagctctctctctttttctttagtCGATCTTCACCATTTCTCTTTAActcactctgacacacaaacagtcacatATCACCATGTGATATGTCTTCCAGGTGACTATCCATTTAGATAACAGGACGTGTTAGCCTGTGACTAGTGATGTGAAAATAATTTATAATCAAATTCAAACTCTAAATAGAATATTGgatgtgtgtctttatgttctCCAATACCAATATACAACACATAATTAGGATGTTTATTCATTAGTTGTTCATTGCAGACAATCTTCATTACAGTTGGCACATTACAGGAAATATCATTTTTCATTTTGTCCAAAAGTCAAAACAGAGGTAGAAAAAAACTACATTAAAAAAGTGTCGGCCAGAGTAGATGGAGGATGCCAGGTGTGATGATGTGATCAGTTAGCATCTGCAGTCATCCAGACCCAAACTCGgtaccagacccagacccagaatGAGACTTGGACCCATACCCGGGctcaggcccagacccaggttcaaatccaggctCAAACAGCAGCCACTCGCATCAGTAGTTCTCAAACCGTTTCATTCAGTCGCTCTACCACccccagggctgccaactctcacgccacaccttgtatttctcacactgagaaggcaacgccaaccaagtactcatattaacgttgtaaacagtaatggTCGAGGTGCAGGCACATGGACTAAAGCAACATAGACACTCGAACACTCGTGAAAGCTCGtctcgggagggggggggtg belongs to Hypomesus transpacificus isolate Combined female chromosome 15, fHypTra1, whole genome shotgun sequence and includes:
- the LOC124478264 gene encoding cytochrome P450 2M1-like, giving the protein MDLLQMIQSNFVSVVLAIVVLCILRLKNRGKQTSGRLPPGPPPVPLLGNLLQMDMKAPYKFYVEMSKQYGSVFTVWLGPTPVVVISGYQALREALVNQGDEFSGRATYPIIMRITKGFGVLVASGHRWKVMRRFTLSTLKNFGMGRRSIEERVQEEAKCLVQSFSLLGELTKINPKDHLCYSVANVICSIVFGHRYELDDPNFTLIYKAVDDYFNILNRRIGVMYNTFPKIMGCIPGSHQDMFRTLDQARQYVQAEADKRLKTMDPSDPQDFIEAFLAEILKNKDFPDSEFHYENLLSNTWNLFSAGTETTSSTLRHCFLMMMKFPHIQERVQKEIDEVVGSSRIPRMDDRSKMPYTDAVIHEVQRFMDLTPTSVPHKVMRDTEFHNYLIPEGTMVLPLLSSALSDPELFKNPQEFDPENFLNKDGSFKNNDAFLAFGIGKRVCPGEGLARVELFLFFTSLLQRFTFEGTVPSEEIDITSKCTSFGRQPPIYECFIKPRREE